Proteins co-encoded in one Dryobates pubescens isolate bDryPub1 chromosome 4, bDryPub1.pri, whole genome shotgun sequence genomic window:
- the PTX4 gene encoding pentraxin-4 — protein sequence MARTVLTLCLLLGAALQVGLTQALGPMARPAPLVLRLQRLEKQFLRLQEVTLSHLQSIAENYNISYNIDGRFRALTEQAEAAAADRAALGTELARLDTASQRLRRRLKRLEGTVGVLNPAHLPLTHPPCALAEAGTKLHSLTDTAQSWGSRLAQELQGWVAPSILSHQPLKAKQRQPHQRKEGHQLPADARPHGVTREDAEFPHDAAPGAQAVTLKVQAVTVVPQEQSLASQQSGEDRYRTPTSPACHTGAVLLFPNTSAKHMAILEPGPHQELRALSLCAWLATSAPSLGALISYITQDGGSKLAVRGQEGDLSGSAQFVIGEGQFRQLPVMPLLDGKWHHLCLTWSSSRGQYRFYVDRRLLAAGSGFQKGYEIPAGGSLVLGWEKDHPGRDFGTTAFVGHLAGFGLWRRTLLPGEVANMATGQDLSHGPLLMLANASLQGEVQKVVCPCLQHCL from the exons ATGGCGAGGACAGTGTTgaccctctgcctgctccttggTGCTGCCTTGCAGGTTGGCCTGACCCAGGCTCTGGGGCCCATGGCTCGCCCTGCACCCTTGGTGCTGAGACTGCAGCGGCTGGAGAAGCAG TTTCTCCGGCTCCAAGAGGTGACACTGAGCCATCTCCAGAGCATTGCTGAGAACTACAACATCTCCTACAACATCGATGGCCGCTTCCGGGCACtgacagagcaggcagaggcagccgcTGCTGACcgagctgccctgggcactgagcTGGCTCGCCTGGACACTGCCAGCCAGCGACTGCGCCGCAGGCTGAAGCGGCTGGAGGGGACAGTGGGTGTCCTGAACCCAGCTCACCTCCCACTCACCCACCCACCATGTGCACTAGCAGAGGCTGGCACCAAgctgcacagcctcacagacactgcccagagctggggcagccggCTGgcgcaggagctgcagggctgggtggcccCCAGTATCCTCAGCCATCAGCCCCTGAAGGCAAAGCAGAGGCAACCACACCAACGGAAAGAAGGGCATCAGCTGCCAGCTGATGCCAGGCCTCATGGAGTAACTAGGGAGGATGCAGAGTTCCCTCATGatgcagcaccaggagctcagGCTGTGACACTGAAGGTCCAAGCTGTGACTGTGGTCCCCCAGGAGCAGTCACTGGCCTCCCAGCAGTCAGGAGAGGATAGGTACAggacccccacctccccagcctgccacaCTGGTGCTGTCCTGCTCTTCCCCAACACCTCTGCCAAGCACATGGCCATCCTGGAGCCGGGGCCACACCAGGAGCTGCgggcactgtcactctgtgcctggctggccacctcagcccccagccttggTGCCCTCATCTCCTACATCACTCAGGATGGTGGCAGCAAGCTGGCTGTGCGAGGCCAAGAAGGGGACCTCTCTGGCTCCGCACAGTTTGTGATTGGGGAAGGGCAGTTTCGGCAGCTCCCAGTGATGCCGCTCCTGGATGGCAAGTGGCACCACCTCTGCCTCACCTGGTCCTCCAGCCGGGGCCAGTACCGCTTCTATGTGGACAGgcggctgctggctgctggttcTGGCTTCCAGAAGGGCTATGAAATTCCCGCTGGTGGTTCATTGGTGTTAGGCTGGGAGAAGGATCATCCTGGCAGGGACTTTGGCACCACAGCTTTTGTGGGTCACCTGGCTGGCTTTGGTCTCTGGAGACGAACtctcctgcctggagaggtaGCCAACATGGCAACAGGCCAGGATCTGTCCCATGGCCCCCTCCTCATGCTGGCAaatgcctccctgcagggtgaggTGCAGAAGGTGGTGTGCccctgcctccagcactgcctgtga